One segment of Streptomyces sp. YIM 121038 DNA contains the following:
- a CDS encoding FDLD family class I lanthipeptide, with protein sequence MTHAVVETPTRADEFDAVDEFDLDVRIAVNTEIHSPEGSSSNWLSCKGTCSLSLCFCGGSTSCRLC encoded by the coding sequence ATGACGCACGCGGTTGTGGAAACGCCCACCCGAGCCGACGAATTCGACGCGGTCGACGAATTCGACCTGGACGTGCGGATCGCCGTGAACACGGAAATCCACTCGCCCGAAGGCTCATCCAGCAACTGGCTCTCCTGCAAGGGGACCTGTTCCCTCTCCCTCTGCTTCTGCGGGGGCAGCACGTCCTGCCGACTGTGCTGA
- a CDS encoding aldehyde dehydrogenase family protein: MARYAAPGTEGAVVSYQARYDHFIGGEYVPPARGQYFENPSPVNGQPFTEIARGTAEDVERALDAAHAAAPAWGRTSPGERAAVLRQIADRMEANLEQLAVAESWENGKPVRETLAADIPLAIDHFRYFAGVIRAQEGTLSEVDDDTVAYHFHEPLGVVAQIIPWNFPILMATWKLAPALAAGNAVVLKPAEQTPASIHVWLSLVSDLLPPGVVNVVNGFGVEAGKPLASSPRVAKVAFTGETTTGRLIMQYASENIKPVTLELGGKSPNIFFDDVWAADDDFRDKALEGFTMFALNQGEVCTCPSRALVQRGNYSEFLEAAVARTELIKPGHPLDTDTMIGAQASNDQLEKILSYLDIGQQEGAKILTGGQRIEYDGELAGGWYVQPTIFEGDNRMRIFQEEIFGPVVSVASFNDFDDAIKIANDTLYGLGAGVWTRDINTAYRAGRSIQAGRVWTNCYHAYPAHAAFGGYKQSGIGRETHKMMLEHYQQTKNLLVSYSPKKLGFF, encoded by the coding sequence ATGGCCCGTTACGCGGCGCCCGGTACCGAGGGCGCGGTCGTGTCCTATCAGGCCAGGTACGACCACTTCATCGGGGGCGAGTACGTGCCGCCGGCGCGGGGGCAGTACTTCGAGAACCCGAGCCCGGTCAACGGGCAGCCGTTCACGGAGATCGCCAGGGGTACGGCCGAGGACGTGGAGCGGGCGCTGGACGCGGCGCACGCCGCCGCGCCCGCGTGGGGGCGTACGTCCCCCGGTGAGCGCGCGGCCGTCCTGCGGCAGATCGCGGACCGCATGGAGGCCAACCTCGAGCAGTTGGCGGTGGCGGAGAGCTGGGAGAACGGCAAGCCGGTGCGGGAGACGCTGGCGGCGGACATTCCGCTCGCCATCGACCACTTCCGGTACTTCGCGGGGGTGATCCGCGCGCAGGAGGGGACGCTCAGCGAGGTCGACGACGACACGGTGGCGTACCACTTCCACGAGCCGCTCGGTGTGGTGGCGCAGATCATTCCGTGGAACTTCCCGATCCTGATGGCGACGTGGAAGCTGGCGCCCGCGCTCGCGGCCGGGAATGCCGTGGTGCTCAAGCCCGCCGAGCAGACCCCGGCGTCGATCCATGTGTGGCTGAGCCTGGTGAGCGACCTGCTGCCGCCGGGTGTGGTGAACGTGGTCAACGGCTTCGGCGTCGAGGCGGGCAAACCGTTGGCGTCCAGTCCGCGGGTGGCCAAGGTCGCGTTCACCGGCGAGACCACGACGGGGCGGCTGATCATGCAGTACGCCTCGGAGAACATCAAGCCGGTCACGCTGGAGCTCGGCGGCAAGAGCCCGAACATCTTCTTCGACGACGTCTGGGCGGCCGACGACGACTTCCGCGACAAGGCCCTCGAAGGCTTCACCATGTTCGCGCTCAACCAGGGCGAGGTCTGCACCTGTCCCTCGCGGGCGCTCGTCCAGCGCGGGAACTACAGCGAGTTCCTGGAGGCGGCGGTCGCCCGCACCGAGCTGATCAAGCCGGGCCACCCCCTGGACACGGACACGATGATCGGCGCCCAGGCCTCCAACGACCAGTTGGAGAAGATCCTCTCCTATCTGGACATCGGCCAGCAGGAGGGCGCGAAGATCCTCACCGGCGGCCAGCGCATCGAGTACGACGGTGAGCTGGCGGGCGGCTGGTACGTACAGCCGACGATCTTCGAGGGCGACAACCGGATGCGGATCTTCCAGGAGGAGATCTTCGGCCCGGTCGTCTCGGTCGCGTCGTTCAACGACTTCGACGACGCCATCAAGATCGCCAACGACACCCTGTACGGCCTCGGCGCGGGGGTGTGGACGCGGGACATCAACACCGCGTACCGCGCCGGGCGTTCGATCCAGGCGGGGCGCGTATGGACGAACTGCTACCACGCCTACCCGGCACACGCCGCCTTCGGCGGCTACAAGCAGTCCGGCATCGGCCGCGAGACGCACAAGATGATGCTGGAACACTACCAGCAGACCAAGAACCTCCTGGTGTCGTACTCACCGAAGAAGCTCGGCTTCTTCTAG
- a CDS encoding helix-turn-helix domain-containing protein yields the protein MTDPWVALEPGANPAERVRTIRRAHERFTAAGTVARPVRSAVADSWRRSARARVSPAGTGASVELTAGDLGAYRAEHPLSRVMPLFRELMGGFAKDGEHLLAVCDAHGRLLWVEGHTTTRAQAGRMNFVPGARWAESAMGTNAPGTAVAVDRPVQVFATEHFVREVQSWTCAAAPVHDPRTGRLLGAVDVTGGDGLAHPHSLAFVQAVARAAESQLALLAPEAAPADTLELTALGRDEALVLVGGRKRRLSRRHSEIMVLLARHPEGLTGDELLCALYEDQAVTPVTLRAELTRLRQVLGPEVLRSRPYRLAVPVTSDVDVVERRLGCGAVTAAFSVYAGPLLPGAQAPAVVRLRRRLADQMRAALIVRGDPDLLSDWAHAPWGEDDVEVWRALAAVRPTPPVVARVRSLDQELAADGFDPTLRP from the coding sequence TTGACCGATCCATGGGTGGCCCTCGAGCCCGGCGCCAACCCCGCCGAGCGGGTTCGCACGATCCGTCGGGCCCATGAGCGGTTCACCGCGGCGGGGACCGTCGCCCGCCCGGTGCGCTCCGCGGTGGCCGACTCGTGGCGTCGTTCGGCACGGGCCCGGGTCAGCCCCGCGGGCACCGGGGCGTCGGTGGAGCTGACGGCCGGGGATCTGGGTGCCTATCGGGCGGAGCATCCGCTGTCCCGGGTGATGCCGCTGTTCCGGGAGTTGATGGGCGGCTTCGCCAAGGACGGCGAGCACCTGCTCGCGGTGTGCGACGCGCACGGCAGGCTGTTGTGGGTCGAGGGGCACACCACGACCCGGGCGCAGGCGGGACGGATGAACTTCGTGCCGGGCGCGCGCTGGGCGGAGTCGGCGATGGGGACCAACGCGCCGGGGACGGCTGTGGCCGTCGACCGGCCGGTGCAGGTGTTCGCCACGGAGCACTTCGTCCGCGAGGTCCAGTCGTGGACGTGTGCGGCCGCGCCGGTGCACGACCCCCGCACCGGGCGGCTGCTCGGAGCCGTCGACGTGACCGGTGGGGACGGCCTCGCCCATCCCCACAGCCTGGCGTTCGTCCAAGCGGTGGCGCGGGCCGCGGAGTCCCAACTGGCCCTGCTCGCACCCGAGGCGGCCCCCGCGGACACCTTGGAGCTGACAGCGCTCGGCCGGGACGAGGCCTTGGTGCTCGTGGGCGGACGCAAACGGCGCCTGAGCCGACGCCACAGCGAGATCATGGTGCTGCTGGCCCGGCACCCCGAGGGCCTCACCGGCGACGAACTGCTGTGCGCGCTGTATGAGGACCAGGCGGTGACGCCGGTGACGTTGCGGGCGGAACTGACGCGGCTGCGGCAGGTGCTCGGCCCTGAGGTGCTGCGGTCGCGGCCGTACCGCCTCGCGGTGCCGGTCACGTCGGATGTGGACGTCGTGGAGCGGCGGCTGGGGTGCGGGGCGGTGACGGCGGCGTTCTCCGTCTATGCGGGACCGCTGTTGCCGGGGGCCCAGGCGCCCGCGGTGGTGCGGTTGCGGCGGCGGCTCGCGGACCAGATGCGGGCGGCGCTGATCGTCCGCGGGGACCCGGACCTCCTGTCGGACTGGGCGCACGCGCCGTGGGGGGAGGACGACGTGGAGGTGTGGCGGGCGCTGGCCGCGGTGCGGCCGACGCCACCGGTGGTGGCCCGCGTGCGCTCCCTCGACCAGGAGCTCGCGGCGGACGGATTCGACCCCACGCTGCGACCGTAG
- a CDS encoding N-acetylmuramoyl-L-alanine amidase — MDQASERAAHQPPDAPGDSTRPPAPRPARLLPSRRRILQGAALAAVPSALLTSPHAMAKTPRQAAYPPVEWVPASSSNYTASNRPSSYPITYVVVHVTQETYADTLAIFKNPAKKVSAHYVVRSADGHVAQCVSERNVAWHAGNWTYNTRSIGIEHEGWVDRPEYFTDAMYEQSALLTAAICDKYAIPKDRQHIIGHVEVPGTDHTDPGRYWDWSRYIRLVNSA; from the coding sequence ATGGATCAAGCAAGTGAACGAGCTGCGCACCAGCCGCCGGACGCGCCGGGCGACAGCACTCGACCACCGGCGCCGCGCCCGGCGAGACTCCTGCCCAGCAGGCGCCGCATCCTCCAGGGCGCGGCACTCGCCGCCGTGCCTTCGGCCCTGCTGACGTCCCCCCACGCCATGGCGAAGACGCCGCGCCAGGCCGCCTACCCTCCCGTCGAGTGGGTCCCGGCCAGCTCCTCGAACTACACCGCCTCCAACCGCCCCAGCAGCTACCCCATCACCTATGTCGTCGTACACGTCACACAGGAGACGTACGCCGACACGCTGGCCATCTTCAAGAACCCGGCGAAGAAGGTGTCCGCGCACTACGTGGTGCGCTCGGCGGACGGACACGTCGCACAGTGCGTCAGCGAGCGGAACGTCGCCTGGCACGCGGGCAACTGGACCTACAACACGCGCAGCATCGGCATCGAGCACGAAGGGTGGGTGGATCGACCGGAGTACTTCACCGACGCGATGTACGAACAGTCCGCCCTCCTCACAGCGGCGATCTGCGACAAGTACGCCATCCCCAAGGACCGCCAGCACATCATCGGCCACGTCGAGGTCCCCGGCACCGATCACACGGATCCCGGACGCTACTGGGACTGGTCGCGCTACATCCGCTTGGTCAACTCCGCCTGA
- a CDS encoding ROK family transcriptional regulator, with amino-acid sequence MSAPPRTTHPGATGARLPDTQQGMRRRNLARVMHTVAAHGPLSRASVASRIGLTRAAVSTLVDELVRSELLEELGPERPGRVGRPGSALAVSARGPVGIGAEVGVDRLSVCAVDLRGDVRARAQRQVGNRGRAPGPVLTDLASLIREITQDAEREGLRPAGLAVAVPGLVARDSQTVVRAPNLDWHHTDIGPLLASDLPLTVDNEANFGALAELWLGDGAPDDFLHVSAEIGIGAALVVDGMLLRGSRGFAGELGHVPVRPDGPRCACGGRGCLERYAGEEAVLRAAGLPPGPDRVSLLVERAIAGDEGVLGALRDAGTAMGIALTGAVNLLDPRTIVLGGALSRLAPWLLPCLEGELGQRIAGPGCAVAVSRLGAEGPLLGAAHAVVRAVLDDPAGVA; translated from the coding sequence ATGAGCGCGCCGCCCCGCACCACCCACCCCGGAGCGACCGGCGCCCGGCTGCCCGACACCCAACAGGGCATGCGGCGCCGCAATCTCGCGCGCGTGATGCACACGGTCGCCGCGCACGGACCGTTGTCGCGCGCTTCCGTGGCTTCCCGAATCGGCCTGACGCGCGCAGCCGTGTCCACGCTCGTGGACGAACTGGTCCGCTCGGAGCTCCTGGAGGAGTTGGGCCCCGAGCGGCCCGGCAGGGTGGGCCGCCCCGGTTCCGCGCTCGCCGTCAGCGCGCGAGGACCCGTCGGCATCGGAGCGGAGGTGGGCGTCGACCGTCTCTCCGTGTGCGCGGTCGACCTGCGCGGCGACGTACGCGCGCGTGCGCAGCGACAGGTCGGCAACCGGGGGCGGGCGCCCGGGCCCGTGCTCACGGACCTCGCCTCCCTGATCCGCGAGATCACCCAGGACGCCGAGCGCGAAGGGCTGCGTCCGGCAGGTCTGGCCGTCGCGGTGCCCGGTCTGGTCGCCCGCGACAGCCAGACCGTCGTGCGTGCCCCCAACCTCGACTGGCACCACACCGACATCGGCCCGCTCTTGGCGTCGGACCTGCCCCTGACCGTCGACAACGAAGCCAACTTCGGTGCCCTGGCGGAGCTGTGGCTCGGCGACGGCGCGCCGGACGACTTTCTGCACGTCTCCGCGGAGATCGGCATCGGCGCGGCCCTCGTGGTCGACGGAATGCTGCTGCGCGGCAGCCGGGGCTTCGCGGGCGAGCTGGGGCACGTGCCGGTCCGCCCCGACGGGCCGAGGTGCGCGTGCGGCGGACGCGGGTGTCTGGAGCGGTACGCGGGTGAGGAAGCGGTGCTGCGCGCCGCGGGGCTGCCGCCGGGTCCGGACCGGGTCAGCCTCCTCGTCGAACGCGCCATCGCCGGGGACGAAGGGGTTCTCGGGGCGCTGCGCGACGCCGGGACCGCGATGGGGATCGCCCTCACCGGCGCCGTCAATCTCCTCGACCCGCGGACGATCGTGCTCGGCGGCGCCCTGTCCCGTCTGGCGCCGTGGCTGCTGCCCTGTCTGGAAGGCGAGTTGGGGCAGCGCATCGCAGGCCCGGGTTGCGCCGTCGCCGTCTCGCGCCTCGGCGCGGAAGGGCCGCTGCTGGGGGCGGCGCACGCTGTGGTGCGGGCGGTGCTCGACGATCCGGCGGGGGTGGCGTAG
- the xylB gene encoding xylulokinase: MSSAPAAEGPLVVGVDSSTQSTKVLVVDAATGRVVAGGQAPHTVTSGSRRESDPEQWFSALGDALRQCGTYAREAAAVSVAGQQHGLVTLDERGRPVRPALLWNDVRSAPQARRLVEELGGAKAWADRVGSVPGPSFTVTKWAWLAEHEPASARATAAVRLPHDYLTQRLTGSGTTDRGDVSGTGWWASATESYDEDILGLVGLDPGALPRVALPGEVVGTVRGGDELPFSQGTLVAPGTGDNAAAALGLGLRPGTPVLSLGTSGTVYAASEHRSTDPTGTVAGFADARGAWLPLACTLNCTLAVDRVAALLSLERDAVQSGGSVTLLPYLDGERTPDLPHASGLLQGLRHDTTAGQILQAAYDGAVHALLGALDAVLDADADRSQPLLLIGGGARGTAWQQTVRRLSGRPVQIPDARELVALGAAAQAAGLLTGEDPAAVARRWNTARGQVFDAVDRDEAALSRIADVLRDAAPLLDGDATA; encoded by the coding sequence ATGTCGTCAGCGCCAGCAGCCGAGGGTCCCCTTGTCGTCGGTGTGGACAGTTCCACGCAGTCCACCAAGGTCCTGGTCGTCGACGCGGCCACAGGGCGGGTCGTCGCCGGCGGTCAGGCACCGCACACGGTCACCTCCGGCTCGCGGCGGGAGAGCGATCCGGAGCAGTGGTTCAGCGCCCTGGGCGACGCGTTGCGCCAGTGCGGCACCTACGCGCGCGAGGCCGCCGCCGTGTCGGTCGCCGGACAGCAGCACGGCCTCGTCACCCTCGACGAGCGCGGCAGGCCCGTGCGCCCCGCGCTGCTCTGGAACGACGTGCGCTCCGCACCCCAGGCCCGGCGGCTCGTCGAGGAACTGGGCGGCGCCAAGGCGTGGGCCGACCGCGTCGGCAGCGTCCCCGGGCCGTCCTTCACCGTCACCAAGTGGGCCTGGCTCGCCGAGCACGAGCCGGCGTCGGCCCGCGCGACCGCCGCCGTACGGCTCCCCCACGACTACCTCACGCAGCGCCTCACCGGTTCCGGCACCACGGACCGGGGCGACGTCTCCGGCACGGGCTGGTGGGCGTCCGCCACCGAGTCGTACGACGAGGACATCCTCGGCCTCGTGGGCCTCGACCCCGGGGCACTGCCCCGCGTGGCACTCCCCGGGGAGGTCGTCGGCACCGTGCGCGGCGGCGACGAACTGCCCTTCTCCCAAGGCACACTGGTGGCGCCCGGCACCGGCGACAACGCGGCGGCCGCTCTGGGGCTCGGCCTGCGCCCCGGCACCCCCGTGCTCAGCCTCGGCACGTCCGGCACGGTGTACGCGGCCTCGGAGCACCGCAGTACGGATCCGACGGGCACGGTCGCCGGGTTCGCCGACGCGCGCGGCGCCTGGCTGCCGCTCGCCTGCACGCTCAACTGCACCTTGGCCGTCGACCGCGTGGCCGCGCTCCTGAGCCTGGAACGCGACGCTGTGCAGTCCGGCGGGTCCGTCACCCTGCTCCCCTATCTCGACGGCGAGCGCACCCCGGACCTGCCGCACGCCTCGGGTCTGCTCCAGGGGCTGCGCCACGACACGACAGCGGGGCAGATCCTCCAGGCGGCCTACGACGGGGCGGTCCACGCGCTCCTGGGCGCTCTGGACGCCGTCCTCGACGCGGACGCGGACCGCTCGCAGCCCCTGCTCCTCATCGGCGGCGGGGCACGCGGCACCGCGTGGCAACAGACCGTACGGCGCCTGTCCGGCCGCCCCGTACAGATTCCCGATGCCCGTGAACTCGTCGCGCTCGGCGCCGCCGCGCAGGCGGCAGGGCTGCTGACGGGCGAGGACCCGGCGGCGGTCGCACGCCGCTGGAACACCGCGCGCGGGCAGGTCTTCGACGCCGTGGACCGGGACGAGGCAGCGCTCTCCAGGATCGCGGACGTGCTCCGCGACGCGGCTCCCCTGCTGGACGGGGACGCCACAGCATGA
- the xylA gene encoding xylose isomerase, giving the protein MSYQPTPEDKFSFGLWTVGWQGRDPFGDATRAPLDPADAVRRLADIGAYGVTFHDDDLIPFGASEADRATHVKRFREALDATGLVVPMATTNLFTHPVFKDGAFTANDRDVRRYALRKTIRNIDLAVELGARTYVAWGGREGAESGAAKDVRAALDRLKEAFDLLGAYVTEQGYDLRFAIEPKPNEPRGDILLPTVGHALAFIERLERPELYGVNPEVGHEQMAGLNFPHGIAQALWAGKLFHIDLNGQNGIKYDQDLRFGAGDLRSAFWLVDLLERGDYDGPRHFDFKPPRTEDDAGVWESAAGCMRNYLILRERTTAFRADPEVHQALREARLHELVKPTADDGLTGLLADRGAYEEFDVAAAAARGMAFERLDQLAMDHLLGARD; this is encoded by the coding sequence ATGAGCTACCAGCCCACCCCGGAGGACAAGTTCAGCTTCGGCCTGTGGACCGTCGGCTGGCAGGGCCGGGACCCCTTCGGCGACGCCACCAGGGCGCCGCTCGACCCGGCCGACGCGGTGCGCCGCCTCGCGGACATCGGGGCCTACGGAGTGACGTTCCACGACGACGACCTCATCCCGTTCGGCGCCTCCGAGGCGGACCGCGCCACCCACGTCAAGCGCTTCCGCGAGGCCCTGGACGCCACCGGACTCGTCGTCCCGATGGCGACCACCAACCTGTTCACGCACCCCGTCTTCAAGGACGGCGCGTTCACGGCGAACGACCGGGACGTCCGCAGGTACGCGCTGCGCAAGACGATCCGGAACATCGACCTCGCCGTCGAACTCGGCGCGCGCACCTACGTCGCCTGGGGCGGGCGGGAAGGTGCCGAGTCCGGCGCGGCCAAGGACGTGCGCGCCGCGCTCGACCGGCTGAAGGAGGCCTTCGACCTGCTCGGCGCCTATGTGACCGAGCAGGGGTACGACCTGCGCTTCGCGATCGAGCCCAAGCCGAACGAGCCGCGCGGTGACATCCTGCTGCCCACCGTGGGACACGCCCTCGCCTTCATCGAGCGCCTGGAGAGGCCCGAACTGTACGGCGTGAACCCCGAAGTGGGCCACGAGCAGATGGCGGGCCTGAACTTCCCGCACGGCATCGCGCAGGCCCTGTGGGCGGGCAAGCTCTTCCACATCGACCTCAACGGCCAGAACGGCATCAAGTACGACCAGGACCTGAGGTTCGGCGCGGGAGACCTGCGCAGCGCCTTCTGGTTGGTCGACCTCCTGGAGAGGGGCGATTACGACGGGCCGCGCCACTTCGACTTCAAGCCGCCGCGCACCGAGGACGACGCGGGCGTATGGGAGTCCGCCGCGGGCTGCATGCGCAACTACCTGATCCTGCGCGAGCGCACGACGGCCTTCCGCGCCGACCCGGAGGTGCACCAGGCGCTGCGCGAGGCGCGTCTGCACGAACTGGTGAAGCCCACGGCTGACGACGGCCTGACGGGGCTGCTGGCCGACCGCGGCGCCTACGAGGAGTTCGACGTGGCAGCGGCCGCCGCACGCGGGATGGCCTTCGAGCGGCTCGACCAGCTGGCCATGGACCACCTTCTGGGAGCGCGGGACTGA
- a CDS encoding esterase-like activity of phytase family protein gives MSAPVAGQRRVRRTTAVGVPLALLTALAVSGTALGAPADSGHQGGAARVTSQATLGDIPLGPFSNRLLPGTVRDDRGVDLGGIGSDIYPAGRKGEFWTVTDRGPNGQIKVDGKKRRTFPVPGFDPAIVKIRVSGRSVKVIDALPITTRSGKPVTGLPNQEGRDEAPYSYNAAKPLAYDPNGLDTEGIVRAANGSFWLVDEYGPSLVHVSARGKVIKRYVPQGLKLRGTDYPVVEALPSVLLHRKVNRGFEGLTQLPGGDLVMAVQSPLSPPDQEAGEGSRTVRLLRFSPGKQAVTAEYAYRFDPVGVVDPGEDDTSELKISSLVAVGRDRLLVEERTDKAARLQLVRLDRRANILGKKWDNGATRPSLEQLDDPRAAGVPVLRKRLAVDLGTLKGVPGKIEGVALVDRRTLALINDNDFGMTDGPEAFDKNGRLVDSGVETSVTYVRLPRAL, from the coding sequence ATGTCCGCGCCCGTCGCCGGTCAGCGCCGTGTCCGTCGAACCACCGCTGTCGGCGTGCCGCTCGCCCTGCTCACCGCTCTCGCGGTCAGCGGCACCGCCCTCGGCGCCCCCGCCGACTCCGGACACCAGGGAGGTGCCGCACGCGTCACCTCCCAGGCCACGCTGGGCGACATCCCTCTGGGCCCGTTCAGCAACCGTCTGTTGCCCGGCACAGTGCGCGACGACCGTGGTGTCGATCTCGGCGGCATAGGCAGCGACATCTACCCGGCGGGTCGCAAGGGCGAATTCTGGACGGTCACCGATCGGGGGCCGAACGGGCAGATCAAGGTCGACGGCAAGAAGCGCCGGACCTTCCCCGTCCCCGGCTTCGACCCGGCGATCGTGAAGATCCGGGTGTCCGGACGCTCGGTGAAGGTCATCGACGCCCTGCCGATCACCACCCGCTCCGGGAAGCCGGTCACCGGGCTGCCCAACCAGGAGGGGCGCGACGAGGCCCCGTACTCGTACAACGCCGCCAAGCCGCTCGCCTACGACCCGAACGGCCTGGACACCGAGGGCATCGTCCGAGCCGCGAACGGCAGCTTCTGGCTGGTCGACGAGTACGGCCCGTCGCTGGTGCACGTCTCCGCGCGCGGGAAGGTCATCAAGCGCTACGTCCCCCAGGGGCTGAAGCTGCGCGGCACGGACTATCCGGTCGTCGAGGCGCTGCCGAGCGTGCTGCTGCACCGGAAGGTCAACCGCGGCTTCGAAGGGCTCACGCAGCTGCCGGGTGGCGACCTGGTGATGGCCGTGCAGAGCCCGCTGTCGCCGCCCGACCAGGAAGCGGGAGAAGGCTCGCGGACGGTCCGGCTGCTCCGCTTCTCCCCGGGCAAGCAGGCGGTGACGGCCGAGTACGCGTACCGCTTCGACCCGGTGGGTGTCGTGGACCCCGGGGAGGACGACACCTCCGAGCTGAAGATCTCCTCCCTCGTGGCCGTCGGCCGCGATCGCCTGCTCGTGGAGGAGCGCACCGACAAGGCGGCCCGGTTGCAGCTCGTGCGCCTGGACCGGCGCGCGAACATCCTCGGCAAGAAGTGGGACAACGGCGCGACGCGCCCCTCCCTGGAGCAGCTCGACGACCCCCGGGCCGCGGGTGTACCGGTGCTGCGCAAGCGCCTGGCCGTGGATCTCGGCACCCTCAAGGGGGTGCCCGGCAAGATCGAAGGGGTGGCCCTGGTCGACCGCCGCACGCTGGCCCTCATCAATGACAACGACTTCGGGATGACGGACGGCCCCGAGGCGTTCGACAAGAACGGCCGCCTCGTCGACAGCGGTGTGGAGACCTCCGTGACGTACGTGCGGCTCCCCCGAGCCCTGTAG
- a CDS encoding SWF or SNF family helicase, giving the protein MSDAYDEASSGAHAGGMGDNDGSDHLTTYDGGSAAGDGERTFAALPPAHGRGFARTWWGLAWLQALEDTALDTAQLKTGRRLARAGAVGAVSVRPGRITAVVQDKDGTPRRSDVLLQRLSPQEWDRFLDMAVERAGHIAALLDRDMPPHLVEDAAAAGVDLLPGIGDLEPECDCEAWDHCGHTAALCYQVARLLDQDPFVLLLMRGRGERELLDELQVRSVAHMDLEEPSRAESAETVQEGVDAAQAYADGLILPPLPALPPLPAEPGLPPSLDTETEPAPGVDVPALAFLAARAAAEAHRLLAEALSSGHETLAVEAELTLAEDAVRLATAAPAAIGARLADGSGRDSDGLARAVRAWEHGGRAALAVLEEEWAPEGEALARARAALDAAWDEDERPTLRAAHNHWTAVGADAQLRQGHDGRWWPYRKERGRWMPAGPAAHDPATALAVVTGGE; this is encoded by the coding sequence ATGAGCGACGCGTACGACGAGGCGTCCTCAGGGGCGCACGCGGGCGGCATGGGCGACAACGACGGGAGTGACCATTTGACGACGTACGACGGCGGGTCGGCGGCGGGCGACGGCGAGCGGACCTTCGCCGCCCTGCCGCCCGCGCACGGGCGGGGCTTCGCCCGGACGTGGTGGGGTCTCGCCTGGCTCCAGGCCCTGGAGGACACGGCTCTGGACACCGCGCAGCTCAAGACGGGGCGCAGGCTGGCGCGCGCGGGAGCCGTGGGCGCGGTCTCCGTGCGCCCCGGCCGCATCACGGCGGTCGTCCAGGACAAGGACGGCACACCGCGCCGCTCGGACGTCCTGCTGCAGCGGCTGAGCCCACAGGAGTGGGACCGCTTCCTGGACATGGCCGTCGAGCGGGCCGGACACATCGCCGCCCTGCTCGACCGGGACATGCCGCCCCACCTGGTGGAGGACGCGGCGGCAGCGGGCGTCGACCTCCTGCCGGGCATCGGCGACCTGGAGCCCGAGTGCGACTGCGAGGCGTGGGACCACTGCGGCCACACCGCCGCGCTCTGCTACCAAGTGGCGCGGCTGCTCGACCAGGATCCGTTCGTCCTGCTCCTGATGCGGGGCCGCGGCGAGCGTGAGCTCCTCGACGAGCTTCAGGTCCGCAGCGTCGCGCACATGGACCTCGAAGAGCCTTCCCGGGCGGAGTCCGCCGAGACCGTCCAGGAGGGCGTGGACGCCGCCCAGGCATACGCGGACGGGCTGATCCTGCCTCCGCTGCCCGCACTGCCTCCGCTGCCCGCGGAGCCGGGTCTGCCGCCGTCCCTCGACACGGAGACGGAGCCGGCGCCCGGCGTCGACGTACCGGCGCTCGCGTTCCTCGCGGCCCGCGCGGCGGCAGAGGCGCACCGACTGCTGGCCGAGGCCCTCTCCTCCGGGCACGAAACGCTGGCCGTCGAGGCCGAGTTGACGCTCGCCGAGGACGCCGTGCGTCTTGCGACGGCCGCGCCCGCGGCGATCGGCGCCCGGCTCGCGGACGGCTCCGGCAGGGACAGCGACGGGCTCGCGCGGGCCGTACGGGCCTGGGAGCACGGCGGGCGGGCCGCGCTCGCCGTCCTTGAGGAGGAGTGGGCTCCGGAGGGCGAGGCCCTGGCACGCGCGCGTGCCGCGCTCGACGCGGCGTGGGACGAGGACGAGCGGCCAACGCTGCGGGCCGCGCACAACCACTGGACGGCCGTCGGCGCCGACGCCCAGCTCCGCCAGGGGCACGACGGCCGCTGGTGGCCGTACCGCAAGGAGCGCGGTCGCTGGATGCCCGCGGGACCGGCGGCCCACGACCCGGCGACCGCCCTGGCCGTGGTGACGGGCGGCGAGTGA